A genomic window from Motacilla alba alba isolate MOTALB_02 chromosome 6, Motacilla_alba_V1.0_pri, whole genome shotgun sequence includes:
- the TMEM273 gene encoding transmembrane protein 273: protein MKTSVKPLCCHNFIMTLLTSWISAPTAFLLLHFWRAKVHASGNTEEEIDYTYVIIGVTLGAVLAIGFVVVIICMIKAKMIDSVFGESDGKMDRRSNSGSSQNR, encoded by the exons ATGAAAACTTCAGTGAAACCACTCTGTTGTCACAACTTCATAATGACCTTACTAACAAGCTGGATATCAGCACCAACAGCATTTCTTCTCTTAC ATTTTTGGAGAGCAAAGGTACATGCTTCTGGAAACACAGAGGAGGAAATAG ATTACACATATGTTATTATAGGAGTTACTCTGGGAGCAGTTCTAGCAATTGGTTTTGTAGTAGTAATAATCTGCATGATCAAGGCCAAAATGATTGACAGTGTCTTTggag AGTCAGATGGCAAAATGGATAGAAG